A stretch of Gossypium hirsutum isolate 1008001.06 chromosome A06, Gossypium_hirsutum_v2.1, whole genome shotgun sequence DNA encodes these proteins:
- the LOC107962466 gene encoding probable glycerol-3-phosphate acyltransferase 2, which translates to MPRIKKLFQLKYFSSLFEIIRKTSRKLPYLRLKFSQGIPASTQFKFLKNSSFTDEVSNQTLVFHLEGALLKAYSLFPYFMLVAFEAGGLFRALILLLLYPFVWLLGHELGLKVMVFVSFVGIKKEKFRAGTAILPKFFLEDVGVVGFDMVMKYKTKVAVTSMPRIMVECFLGDYLGIHVVIGKELKEFHGYFLGLMEENMDPATMCINNIGLGCFRNSRYQKIFSRCKEIYLVTEAEKKKWPVLPRKKSLKPLIFHDGRLAFRPTPLNTLSMFVWLPFGFLLHITRIMVFISLPFKVSGPLLAFSGMINTVSHSNVESSGEGKKRGMLYVCNHRTLLDPIYLTIVLMKSVSAVTYSVSRFSEVISPIKTVRLTRDRKTDEETMKKMLSKGDLVVCPEGTTCREPYLLRFSPLFAEITDDIVPVARDLNSGPLPK; encoded by the exons ATGCCAAGGATTAAgaagctctttcaactaaaatatttttcctcACTGTTTGAAATCATTCGTAAAACATCAAGGAAGTTGCCTTATCTAAGGTTGAAGTTCAGCCAAGGCATCCCTGCATCAACTCAATTCAAGTTTCTTAAGAATTCCTCGTTTACAGATGAGGTTTCAAACCAGACATTGGTTTTTCATTTAGAGGGTGCATTATTGAAGGCATATTCACTCTTCCCTTACTTCATGTTGGTAGCTTTTGAAGCTGGTGGACTCTTTAGAGCTCTCATCTTGCTTCTTTTGTACCCTTTTGTTTGGTTACTCGGCCATGAACTTGGACTCAAAGTTATGGTATTTGTCAGCTTTGTTGGTATTAAAAAGGAGAAGTTCAGAGCCGGGACTGCTATTTTGCCTAAGTTTTTCCTTGAAGATGTTGGTGTTGTGGGGTTTGATATGGTGATGAAGTATAAAACAAAGGTGGCAGTCACTTCAATGCCTAGGATCATGGTTGAATGTTTCTTAGGTGACTATTTGGGAATCCATGTTGTTATTGGTAAAGAGTTAAAGGAATTCCATGGTTACTTCTTAGGTTTAATGGAGGAAAACATGGATCCTGCAACAATGTGTATTAACAATATTGGTTTAGGTTGTTTCAGAAATTCTCGTTACCAGAAAATTTTCTCTCGTTGCAAG GAGATTTACTTAGTGACCGAGGCAGAAAAGAAGAAGTGGCCAGTCCTTCCAAGGAAGAAATCTTTAAAGCCATTGATCTTCCATGATGGAAGGTTAGCTTTTAGGCCAACCCCATTAAACACCTTATCTATGTTCGTTTGGTTACCATTTGGTTTCCTCCTCCACATAACTAGAATCATGGTTTTCATTTCATTGCCTTTCAAGGTCTCTGGACCTTTATTAGCTTTTTCCGGGATGATAAATACGGTATCGCATTCGAACGTTGAATCTTCCggtgaaggaaaaaaaagaggCATGCTCTATGTATGTAACCATAGAACATTACTAGACCCAATTTATTTAACCATTGTTTTGATGAAGTCTGTCTCCGCTGTCACCTACAGCGTTAGTAGGTTCAGTGAGGTAATTTCACCTATCAAGACGGTCCGGTTAACACGAGACCGAAAAACAGACGAAGAAACAATGAAGAAGATGTTAAGCAAAGGGGACTTAGTGGTTTGCCCTGAAGGAACCACTTGCAGAGAGCCTTATCTGCTAAGATTTAGTCCCTTGTTCGCGGAGATCACCGATGACATCGTCCCCGTAgccagggatttaaatagcggtccgttaccgaaatag